The DNA region tattgatatatttaaacaaaaaagtaaataagaaattacgcataatattttattagtttattaattttctgtttatgggcaatattgtataaaattatacaaattagttTTTGCATGCATTCATCACGGTTTCAATTCTGGTTGAATTGGACATCCAGGCATCATTGAAACGTTTTTGAAGCAATGTTGATAGAATAGTGTCTGAAGATTTATTGATAGCATCTGCTATAAGAGATTCAATCATTTTCCAAAACCAGCCAAACAAGTTTGTCACTGAAATCTAAAAATACGAAGAAGAACGCTAGttagttctaataattaatactaactaataataatataatactacTTACATCAACACTTTCAACATCAATATCTACTTTAAACCCATCCAATCTCAATTCTCTATCTTCTGATGGCAAAGTCATGTTCCAAAATCCACTAAAGTTTAGGTTATTGAATGTAAcactataataatttcatagttaaattttaagataagatGCAAACAAAGAAGAAACTCACGTGATATCGCCATCATAACGCTCAGATTCAAGGTACAAAACatattgcattttaattaCCATCTGTTTCCAGTGAAGAGTGTAGTCGTAATATAATCCGTTAGGGTTGTTAGCCGCCACATAATCTATAtatgtcaaattaaattctgGAACATTTTCAACTAATCCATTATTTAGCTCAAGAGTACcgctataaaatttaagatttagcttgtttttttttttttattaatatcaaataacaCTTACGATGTTACAATGAGATTGAATGGAAGAGTAATGTTCTTTGAGAATTTGACTGGTGTATGTGAGGGAATGCCTGCTGCAGGTAGGCCGTGTCTAAGTGAACTCCTTACACATTCTATAGCCCATTTAACCATGGTAATTTCTTCTGGTTCATctaatgttaaatgtttatttaatgacgTTTCACTGTGACAATAAATGTTGATTTACCTCTGACAACCCCTGCAACAGCGAAGCCAAGAATAGCAcagaaaattatagttttcatATTAGAGATGATATAAATCTAACAAATTTTCCAACATTTAATCTGTCTTTATATAGTAGTTGGGTACTTATAagtgtttttaaattcaaatttaaaatattactaagaTAAGATTAATGTTTAGTTTAGGTGCCCACATACGA from Aethina tumida isolate Nest 87 chromosome 1, icAetTumi1.1, whole genome shotgun sequence includes:
- the LOC109599258 gene encoding uncharacterized protein LOC109599258 is translated as MKTIIFCAILGFAVAGVVRDEPEEITMVKWAIECVRSSLRHGLPAAGIPSHTPVKFSKNITLPFNLIVTSGTLELNNGLVENVPEFNLTYIDYVAANNPNGLYYDYTLHWKQMVIKMQYVLYLESERYDGDITVTFNNLNFSGFWNMTLPSEDRELRLDGFKVDIDVESVDISVTNLFGWFWKMIESLIADAINKSSDTILSTLLQKRFNDAWMSNSTRIETVMNACKN